In one window of Myxococcus virescens DNA:
- a CDS encoding TetR family transcriptional regulator translates to MPRPSNTEERRQQIVAGLLKVMSERGYERASVSEIAKAAGLSPGLVHYHFSGKQEILLTLVEQLAAQARQRVATRLERVKGPDARARVDAFVEAFLATGGDAAPAAVASWVTISAEAIRQPEVRAIYAQVVRADLEHLTSLVAAVVGRRKAPALAAGLFAAVQGYFVLAASVPGLVPAGSAASTVKRMAAGLLDPAGAKEDA, encoded by the coding sequence ATGCCCCGTCCATCCAACACCGAGGAGCGCCGTCAGCAGATTGTCGCGGGCCTGCTGAAGGTCATGTCGGAGCGCGGTTACGAGCGCGCGTCCGTGAGCGAAATCGCGAAGGCGGCGGGGTTGAGCCCGGGACTGGTGCACTACCACTTCAGTGGCAAGCAGGAGATTCTCCTCACGCTGGTGGAGCAGCTCGCGGCGCAGGCGCGGCAGCGGGTGGCGACGCGGCTGGAACGGGTGAAGGGCCCGGACGCCCGCGCCCGCGTGGACGCTTTCGTGGAGGCCTTCCTCGCCACGGGCGGCGACGCGGCCCCGGCGGCCGTCGCGAGCTGGGTCACCATCAGCGCGGAGGCCATCCGGCAGCCCGAGGTACGAGCCATCTACGCGCAGGTGGTGCGCGCCGACCTGGAGCACCTGACGTCGCTCGTCGCCGCCGTGGTGGGACGGCGCAAGGCGCCCGCGCTGGCGGCCGGGCTGTTCGCCGCCGTGCAGGGCTACTTCGTGCTCGCCGCCAGCGTCCCGGGCCTGGTCCCCGCGGGCTCCGCCGCCAGCACGGTGAAGCGCATGGCCGCGGGACTGCTGGACCCGGCCGGCGCGAAGGAGGACGCATGA
- the coaD gene encoding pantetheine-phosphate adenylyltransferase, protein MTIAVYAGSFDPVTAGHMSVVRQAARLFGHVVVVVAVNPDKQSLLSADERVALLREAVAHHPNVTVARTQGLIVDFARDIGASVLLRGVRGATDAQFETTLAQNNRALAPELSTLFLPAEAHLAEVSSSGLKARVARGEDVSAFCPPAVAAKLRERLDPSLRSLP, encoded by the coding sequence ATGACCATCGCCGTCTATGCCGGCAGCTTCGACCCCGTCACCGCCGGCCACATGTCCGTCGTCCGGCAGGCGGCCCGCCTCTTCGGCCACGTCGTGGTGGTGGTGGCCGTCAACCCGGACAAGCAGAGCCTGCTGTCCGCCGACGAGCGCGTGGCGCTCCTCCGCGAAGCCGTGGCGCACCACCCCAACGTCACCGTGGCGCGCACGCAGGGGCTCATCGTCGACTTCGCGCGGGACATTGGCGCCAGCGTCCTGCTGCGCGGCGTGCGCGGCGCCACGGATGCCCAGTTCGAGACGACGCTGGCGCAGAACAACCGCGCACTGGCGCCCGAGCTGTCCACCCTCTTCCTCCCAGCCGAAGCCCACCTGGCCGAGGTGAGCAGCAGCGGACTCAAGGCGCGCGTGGCGCGCGGCGAGGACGTTTCCGCCTTCTGTCCACCGGCCGTCGCGGCGAAACTTCGGGAGCGACTCGACCCTTCCCTCCGGAGCCTGCCTTGA
- a CDS encoding MBL fold metallo-hydrolase: MSLSFITLGIGDAFSALRYSSCFAVEAEDQVLLVDCPHPIRKMMREASESSGVPLDADRVSAVALTHLHADHASGLESLGYFSFFVLQRKLEVLAHPAVANRLWEGNLAAGMECLIERRGEPPNDKHFEDYFDHTPLSTEAAVRHGPFLIESRMTYHHVPTTALRIHAGGRCLGYSADTAFDEGLIDWLSKADLIIHETNYGVHTPYEKLAALPAELRARMRLIHYPDDFDTSASLIEPLAQGRRYNV, encoded by the coding sequence TTGAGCCTGTCCTTCATCACCCTCGGCATCGGCGACGCCTTCTCCGCCCTGCGCTATTCGTCCTGTTTCGCCGTGGAGGCGGAGGACCAGGTGCTGCTGGTGGACTGCCCGCATCCCATCCGGAAGATGATGCGCGAGGCGTCCGAGTCCTCCGGCGTGCCCCTGGACGCGGACCGCGTCAGCGCCGTGGCCCTCACCCACCTGCACGCGGACCACGCTTCGGGTCTGGAGAGCCTGGGCTACTTCTCCTTCTTCGTGCTGCAGCGGAAGCTGGAGGTGTTGGCCCACCCCGCCGTCGCGAACCGGCTGTGGGAAGGCAACCTGGCCGCGGGCATGGAGTGCCTCATCGAGCGGCGCGGGGAGCCCCCCAACGACAAGCACTTCGAGGACTACTTCGACCACACGCCGCTCTCCACGGAGGCCGCCGTGCGGCACGGACCCTTTCTCATCGAGAGCCGGATGACGTACCACCACGTGCCCACCACCGCGCTGCGCATCCACGCGGGGGGCCGCTGCCTGGGGTACAGCGCGGACACCGCCTTCGACGAGGGCCTCATCGACTGGCTCTCCAAGGCGGACCTCATCATCCACGAGACGAACTACGGCGTGCACACGCCCTACGAGAAGCTGGCGGCGCTGCCCGCCGAGCTGCGCGCCCGGATGCGGCTCATCCACTACCCGGATGACTTCGACACCAGCGCGAGCCTCATCGAACCGCTCGCACAGGGCCGGCGCTACAACGTCTGA
- a CDS encoding DEAD/DEAH box helicase, translating into MPAVQSTADIREILPPQDTQWLRALKAEVQPTTFKQGREVAESRRVFGLNREGDRISAQVAGSSGERYQTALHLGNGRATSTCTCPSWNVEGPHCKHVVAAALIYAARFRPPGPPAPRPAEPVAAAPEPKEAVVDDEPHVEPVPSSGDPVSLPALAKVESWLGLSSQPDYEFFYRLTAASTGNGSTRQWIIDVRRQDAQTKGPIHVKRLLQTGGRISPADERVFMQLSRHEHRYDSRLVLSDEELSEALELLRHRRVIYRGTALINTEVPVRPQIHLESRPDGATARIELLFPDNASYALKDVILLSGRRTWVIQGQNLHPVEPDFPPRLLRKWLLEPSMSFPTGQLDRVLTFFAAHLPRFRMALKADDIDVDEAVEPRFMLTLEGNPERVKVQLAAKYGQTTVPVSPTATHLGYASGVGGDSRKLYRRREELERGAGKLLLDLGLRFEPQSQVFDATADIALEFWARGLASLPEDWERFGVQAPKVRLRPKLKPRIRVGMSGVQWFDLDAEFVTDDQAVDLGAVRMWLDSGRRFVPLKDGTFAEADPVEIKRVADLLEEAGALPGRSRTRLPLHQAVALDLLADLGEFTEVEAKARQAMMELRESAGVPKVGVPEGLQATLRHYQEAGLSWLWFLRRHGLSGILADDMGLGKTIQSLSLMQKVANDEGRKPSLVVAPTSVLANWEREAERFTPGLKTMVWHGQDRKERAEDLKGMDLVLTSYALVRRDLDQLSQVGFRYIILDEAQNIKNAGSATAQACKALPSETRLALTGTPLENRLSELWSIFDFLMPGFLGSSDGFGDRYEQPIQVANDSTAKDRLRRRIQPFILRRLKTEVAKDLPPKTESVAWCEMEPGQAALYREVLEESRRKVHESIEKVGFKRSRVSILAALMRLRQVCCDPRLLKMPPGTLMPPSAKVERFLQLVEDLVAEGHRALVFSQFTEMLELLKQEADKKGLRYLYLDGRTKDRMGKVDEYNNPDGPPLFFISLKAGGTGLNLTAADYVIHFDPWWNPAVEDQATDRTHRIGQTRAVISYKLITRGTVEEKILALQRRKRELAAGVLGGEGDELGRTLTEQDIQELFTEI; encoded by the coding sequence GTGCCAGCCGTGCAATCCACCGCCGATATCCGAGAGATCCTCCCGCCTCAGGACACCCAGTGGCTCCGTGCCCTGAAGGCCGAAGTTCAACCCACGACCTTCAAGCAGGGGCGAGAGGTGGCGGAGTCGCGCCGCGTCTTCGGCCTCAATCGTGAAGGGGACCGCATCAGCGCCCAGGTCGCCGGTTCGTCCGGTGAGCGGTATCAGACGGCCCTGCATCTGGGGAATGGCCGAGCCACGTCGACCTGTACCTGCCCGTCGTGGAACGTCGAAGGCCCCCACTGCAAGCACGTGGTGGCCGCGGCGCTCATCTACGCCGCGCGCTTCCGTCCGCCCGGCCCGCCCGCGCCTCGCCCGGCCGAACCCGTCGCCGCCGCTCCCGAGCCGAAGGAAGCCGTCGTCGATGACGAGCCCCATGTGGAGCCGGTGCCGTCGAGCGGCGACCCGGTCAGCCTCCCGGCCCTGGCCAAGGTGGAGAGCTGGCTCGGTCTGTCTTCTCAGCCCGACTACGAGTTCTTCTACCGCCTCACGGCCGCCAGTACGGGGAACGGCAGCACCCGGCAGTGGATCATCGACGTGCGCCGGCAGGACGCGCAGACGAAAGGGCCCATCCACGTCAAGCGGCTGCTGCAGACGGGGGGCCGCATCTCCCCCGCGGACGAGCGCGTCTTCATGCAGCTGTCTCGCCACGAGCACCGCTATGACTCGCGCCTGGTCCTGTCCGACGAGGAGCTGAGCGAGGCGCTGGAGCTCTTGCGCCACCGCCGCGTCATCTACCGTGGCACGGCGCTCATCAACACCGAGGTGCCGGTGCGGCCCCAGATTCATCTGGAGTCCCGCCCGGACGGCGCCACCGCGCGCATCGAGCTGCTCTTCCCGGACAACGCGAGCTACGCGCTCAAGGACGTCATCCTCCTGTCGGGCCGGCGCACCTGGGTCATCCAGGGGCAGAACCTGCACCCGGTGGAGCCGGACTTCCCGCCGCGGCTGCTGCGCAAGTGGCTGCTCGAGCCCAGCATGTCCTTCCCCACGGGGCAGCTGGACCGGGTGCTGACCTTCTTCGCCGCGCACCTGCCGCGCTTCCGCATGGCGCTGAAGGCGGACGACATCGACGTGGACGAGGCCGTGGAGCCTCGCTTCATGCTCACGCTGGAAGGCAACCCCGAGCGCGTGAAGGTGCAACTGGCCGCCAAGTACGGCCAGACGACGGTGCCGGTGTCCCCCACGGCCACGCACCTGGGCTACGCCAGCGGCGTGGGCGGGGACAGCCGCAAGCTGTACCGCCGTCGCGAGGAGCTGGAGCGCGGCGCGGGGAAGCTGCTGCTGGACCTGGGCCTGCGCTTCGAGCCGCAGTCGCAGGTCTTCGACGCCACGGCCGACATCGCGCTGGAGTTCTGGGCCCGGGGCCTGGCCTCGCTCCCCGAGGACTGGGAGCGCTTTGGCGTGCAGGCCCCCAAGGTGCGCCTGCGTCCCAAGCTCAAGCCGCGCATCCGCGTGGGCATGAGCGGCGTGCAGTGGTTCGACCTGGATGCGGAGTTCGTCACCGACGACCAGGCCGTGGACCTGGGCGCGGTGCGCATGTGGCTGGACTCCGGCCGCCGCTTCGTCCCCCTGAAGGACGGTACCTTCGCGGAGGCGGACCCCGTCGAAATCAAGCGCGTGGCGGACCTGCTGGAGGAGGCCGGCGCGCTGCCGGGCCGCTCGCGGACGCGGCTGCCGCTGCACCAGGCCGTTGCGTTGGACCTGCTGGCGGACCTGGGGGAGTTCACCGAGGTGGAGGCCAAGGCGCGGCAGGCCATGATGGAGCTGCGCGAGTCGGCGGGCGTGCCGAAGGTGGGCGTCCCCGAGGGACTCCAGGCCACGCTGCGCCACTACCAGGAGGCGGGCCTGTCCTGGCTCTGGTTCCTGCGCCGGCACGGCCTGTCCGGCATCCTCGCGGACGACATGGGTCTGGGGAAGACCATCCAGTCGCTCAGCCTGATGCAGAAGGTGGCCAACGACGAGGGGCGCAAGCCGTCGCTCGTGGTGGCGCCCACCAGCGTGCTGGCCAACTGGGAGCGCGAGGCCGAGCGCTTCACGCCGGGCCTCAAGACGATGGTGTGGCACGGTCAGGACCGCAAGGAGCGGGCAGAGGACCTGAAGGGCATGGACCTGGTCCTCACGTCCTACGCGCTGGTCCGCCGTGACTTGGACCAGCTGTCCCAGGTGGGCTTCCGCTACATCATTCTGGACGAGGCGCAGAACATCAAGAACGCGGGCAGCGCCACCGCACAGGCGTGCAAGGCGCTCCCCAGCGAGACGCGTCTGGCGCTCACCGGTACGCCGCTGGAGAACCGCCTGTCGGAGCTCTGGAGCATCTTCGACTTCCTGATGCCGGGCTTCCTCGGCAGCTCGGATGGCTTCGGGGACCGTTACGAGCAGCCCATCCAGGTAGCCAACGACAGCACCGCGAAGGACCGGCTGCGCCGCCGCATCCAGCCCTTCATCCTGCGTCGCCTGAAGACGGAGGTGGCCAAGGACCTGCCGCCGAAGACGGAGAGCGTCGCCTGGTGCGAGATGGAGCCCGGTCAGGCCGCGCTCTATCGCGAGGTGCTGGAGGAGAGCCGCCGCAAGGTGCACGAGAGCATCGAGAAGGTGGGCTTCAAGCGCAGCCGCGTGTCGATTCTGGCCGCGCTGATGCGCCTGCGTCAGGTGTGCTGCGATCCGCGCCTGCTCAAGATGCCGCCCGGCACCCTGATGCCGCCCAGCGCGAAGGTGGAGCGCTTCCTCCAACTGGTGGAGGACCTGGTGGCGGAAGGCCACCGCGCGCTCGTCTTCAGCCAGTTCACGGAGATGCTGGAGCTGCTGAAGCAGGAGGCGGACAAGAAGGGCCTGCGCTACCTCTACCTGGACGGTCGCACCAAGGACCGCATGGGCAAGGTGGACGAGTACAACAACCCGGACGGTCCGCCGCTCTTCTTCATCTCCCTCAAGGCGGGCGGCACCGGCTTGAACCTCACCGCGGCCGACTACGTCATCCACTTCGACCCGTGGTGGAACCCCGCCGTCGAGGACCAGGCCACGGACCGTACGCACCGCATCGGGCAGACGCGCGCCGTCATCAGCTACAAGCTGATTACCCGCGGCACCGTGGAGGAGAAGATCCTCGCCCTCCAGCGCCGCAAGCGGGAGCTGGCCGCTGGCGTGCTCGGCGGGGAGGGTGACGAGCTGGGCCGGACGCTCACGGAGCAGGACATCCAGGAGCTCTTCACGGAAATCTGA
- a CDS encoding MFS transporter — translation MRTATKLGLLSSLYLSQGLPFGFFTQALPVLLRHQGLSLPSIGLAHLLALPWALKFLWAPPMDRHGSARWGRRRGYILPLQCLSSGLLLALALPEGGPDMRLLMAAVLGINLLAATQDVATDGLAVDLLAPAERGWGNGIQVAAYRVGMILGGGVMLAVFDAVGWRPTFLALGTLLLLATVPVALFREPPTAPPPAQSLGLRWWLKRPGAGPWLTLLVVYKAGEALATGMLRTFLVDEGLSLTAIGWLLGGVGFTAGLVGALLGGGLVVRLGRRRALLVFGGIQAGAVLLYALAARGPTSLPLLTLVCGVEYVASGMATAAVFTAMMDACRPDHAATDYTVQASLVVLATGAAAALSGFSAQALGYAGHFTLAAFLCAAGTLYAAFSFHPLQSPNAEAAPEVS, via the coding sequence ATGAGGACGGCCACGAAGCTGGGGCTCCTCTCCAGCCTCTACCTGTCACAGGGGCTTCCCTTCGGCTTCTTCACCCAGGCCCTGCCCGTGCTGCTGCGCCATCAGGGCCTGTCGTTGCCTTCCATCGGATTGGCGCACCTGCTGGCGCTGCCCTGGGCGCTCAAGTTCCTCTGGGCCCCGCCCATGGACCGGCACGGTTCGGCGAGGTGGGGCCGACGGCGCGGCTACATCCTGCCGCTGCAGTGCCTGTCGTCGGGGCTCCTGCTGGCGCTCGCGCTCCCCGAAGGCGGCCCGGACATGCGGCTGCTGATGGCCGCGGTGCTGGGCATCAACCTCCTGGCCGCCACGCAGGACGTGGCCACCGACGGGCTGGCGGTGGACCTGCTCGCACCGGCCGAGCGCGGCTGGGGCAACGGCATCCAGGTGGCGGCCTACCGCGTCGGGATGATTCTGGGTGGAGGCGTGATGCTCGCTGTCTTCGACGCGGTGGGCTGGCGCCCCACGTTCCTCGCGTTGGGCACACTGCTGCTCCTGGCCACCGTGCCCGTTGCCCTCTTCCGCGAGCCCCCCACCGCGCCACCACCCGCGCAGAGCCTGGGCCTGCGATGGTGGCTGAAACGTCCGGGGGCCGGCCCGTGGCTCACGCTGCTCGTCGTCTACAAGGCGGGCGAAGCCCTGGCCACCGGGATGCTGCGCACCTTCCTGGTCGACGAGGGCCTGTCGCTGACGGCCATCGGCTGGCTGTTGGGCGGCGTGGGCTTCACCGCGGGACTCGTGGGGGCGCTGCTGGGAGGCGGTCTGGTGGTGCGGCTCGGACGGCGACGGGCGTTGCTCGTCTTCGGAGGCATCCAGGCCGGCGCGGTGCTGCTCTACGCACTGGCGGCTCGAGGCCCCACGTCCCTGCCCCTGCTCACCCTCGTCTGCGGCGTCGAGTACGTGGCCAGCGGCATGGCCACCGCGGCCGTCTTCACCGCGATGATGGACGCCTGCCGGCCGGACCACGCCGCCACGGACTACACCGTGCAGGCGTCCCTGGTGGTGCTGGCCACGGGCGCCGCCGCCGCGCTGAGTGGCTTCAGCGCCCAGGCCCTTGGCTATGCCGGCCACTTCACGCTGGCCGCGTTCCTGTGCGCGGCGGGCACGCTGTACGCCGCCTTCTCCTTCCACCCGCTCCAGAGCCCGAACGCCGAGGCCGCTCCCGAGGTGTCGTGA
- a CDS encoding adenine phosphoribosyltransferase yields the protein MNPPVPSLTDTTLVADLNARLRDVPDFPKPGIVFKDITPVLADPRLFGRVINAMSAPFRGQHVTKVVGVEARGFLLGAPIALALNAGFVPARKPGKLPHRSVVERYSLEYGSDGVEMHEDAILQGERVLVVDDVLATGGTAEATARLVSRLGGELVGFSFLLSLDFLEGPNRLGRERVTTLLTF from the coding sequence ATGAACCCGCCCGTCCCGAGCCTGACCGACACCACCCTCGTCGCCGACCTGAATGCCCGGCTCCGGGACGTGCCGGACTTCCCCAAGCCCGGCATCGTCTTCAAGGACATCACCCCCGTGCTGGCGGACCCGCGCCTGTTCGGCCGCGTCATCAACGCCATGTCGGCGCCCTTCCGGGGACAGCACGTCACGAAGGTGGTCGGCGTGGAGGCCCGAGGCTTCCTGCTGGGCGCCCCCATCGCGCTTGCGCTCAACGCGGGCTTCGTGCCGGCGCGCAAGCCAGGGAAGCTGCCTCACCGCTCGGTGGTGGAGCGCTACTCGCTGGAGTACGGCTCCGACGGCGTGGAGATGCACGAGGACGCCATCCTCCAGGGGGAGCGGGTGCTCGTCGTGGATGACGTGCTGGCCACGGGAGGCACGGCGGAGGCCACCGCGAGGCTCGTGTCCCGGCTCGGCGGCGAGCTGGTGGGCTTCAGCTTCCTCCTCAGCCTGGACTTCCTCGAAGGCCCCAACCGCCTCGGGCGCGAGCGCGTGACGACGCTGCTGACCTTCTGA
- a CDS encoding alpha/beta fold hydrolase, giving the protein MPEVHTRGGARIRYDDAGQGEPALLFIPGWCTTRASFQKLIPRCSAFRRVLSVDIRGHGESEGGGADFDSTTVLEDLLAVVEASGARHIVPVAMSHAGWWALDLRRALGPARVPRMVLLDWIATEPTPAFLRAVRGLQTERWSQVRDSLLQGWLEGLDDDAIRRFVRDDMGAFDEAMWARAGREIEAAYAREGSPLRALAALEPMPLTMHLYARPESHDYLAAQVDFGVEHPGFHVLKLPATSHFPALEVPAMVAAGIEALVSAREVPIHADAVPA; this is encoded by the coding sequence ATGCCGGAAGTACACACTCGCGGCGGCGCCCGCATCCGCTACGACGACGCGGGTCAGGGCGAGCCCGCGCTTCTCTTCATCCCAGGGTGGTGCACCACCCGAGCGAGCTTCCAGAAGCTGATACCCCGCTGCTCCGCTTTCCGCCGAGTCCTGTCCGTGGACATCCGGGGGCACGGCGAGTCCGAAGGTGGAGGCGCCGACTTCGACAGCACCACGGTGCTGGAGGACCTGCTCGCGGTCGTGGAGGCCAGCGGCGCGCGGCACATCGTCCCCGTGGCCATGTCCCACGCGGGTTGGTGGGCGCTCGACCTGCGACGGGCGTTGGGCCCTGCGCGTGTGCCGCGGATGGTGCTGCTGGACTGGATTGCCACCGAGCCCACCCCGGCCTTCCTCCGCGCCGTGCGCGGGCTCCAGACGGAGCGCTGGAGCCAGGTGCGAGACAGCCTGCTCCAGGGCTGGCTGGAGGGGCTCGACGACGACGCCATCCGCCGCTTCGTGCGCGACGACATGGGCGCGTTCGACGAAGCCATGTGGGCCCGGGCCGGGCGGGAGATTGAAGCGGCCTACGCCCGCGAGGGCTCTCCGCTGCGAGCGCTCGCGGCGCTGGAGCCCATGCCGCTCACGATGCACCTGTACGCGCGGCCGGAGTCACACGACTACCTGGCGGCGCAGGTGGACTTCGGCGTGGAGCATCCGGGCTTTCACGTGCTGAAGCTCCCCGCCACCAGCCACTTCCCGGCGCTGGAGGTGCCGGCGATGGTGGCCGCAGGCATCGAGGCGCTCGTCTCCGCGCGAGAGGTCCCCATCCACGCGGACGCCGTTCCGGCCTGA